A window from Pseudomonas alloputida encodes these proteins:
- a CDS encoding penicillin acylase family protein, producing MKRSLTLLAVVVTVAAGASGYWYVQGKLPQREGEVAVAGLQAPVSVRYDARGVPHLQAQSEPDLYRALGYVHAQDRLFQMEILRRLARGELAEVLGDKLLPTDTLFRSLRIREQAALMAKRQDPQAPAWQALQAYLDGVNSWQASHPKPTEFDLLGITPRPFTAEDTLSIAGYLAYSFAAAFRTEPALTYIRDQLGPDYLKIFDLGWQPEGALGTPLAAADWQSLEALARLSDEALGDAGIPQFEGSNAWAVAGSRTRSGKPLLAGDPHISFAVPAVWYEAELSAPGFNLYGFFQALNPFALLGHNRDFGWSLTMFQNDDVDLIAEKTNPANADQVMVDGQWRTLEKTEQQIAIKGEQPVTINLRRSPHGPIVNEVLGATAGATPIAMWWAFLETENPILEGFYQLNRADTLGKMREAAAKVQAPGLNFVWANARGDIGWWAAAKLPIRPDGVNPAFILDGASSQADKPGFYPFSVNPQQENPASGYIVSANYQPPAVVPIPGYYNLADRGRQLDRQLANPEVKWDMQNSQALQLDTASDYGPRTLAPLLATLRQIAQGDEEEELVEQLAAWRGDYPLDSTSATLFNQFLYELAYAALHDELGDIWFPVLISTRAIDAALPRLAADAESPWWNTRGANQRTDRSSIVREAWQKSLGHLRDTLGKDPASWQWGKAHTLTHNHPLGVKKPLNLLFNVGPFAAPGTHEVPNNLSAKISSAPWPVTYGPSTRRLIDFADAGQALTINPVGQSGVPFDRHYADQAEGYVQGQYQRAQMGVIPAQSTLRLVPPK from the coding sequence ATGAAGCGCAGCCTGACCCTGCTGGCGGTGGTAGTCACCGTGGCCGCTGGCGCCTCCGGGTACTGGTACGTTCAGGGCAAGCTGCCGCAGCGCGAGGGCGAGGTCGCCGTTGCCGGCCTGCAAGCGCCGGTCAGCGTGCGCTACGACGCACGCGGCGTGCCACACCTGCAGGCACAGAGCGAGCCGGACCTTTACCGCGCACTGGGCTACGTGCATGCCCAGGACCGTTTGTTCCAGATGGAGATCCTACGCCGCCTGGCCCGTGGCGAACTGGCTGAGGTGCTCGGCGACAAGCTGCTGCCCACCGACACCCTGTTCCGTAGCCTGCGCATACGCGAGCAGGCCGCGCTGATGGCCAAGCGCCAGGATCCGCAGGCGCCGGCATGGCAGGCCCTGCAAGCCTACCTCGACGGGGTCAACAGTTGGCAGGCCAGCCACCCCAAGCCCACGGAATTCGACCTGCTCGGCATCACCCCGCGCCCGTTCACCGCCGAGGACACGTTGAGCATCGCCGGCTACCTGGCCTACAGTTTTGCCGCCGCGTTCCGCACCGAGCCTGCTCTGACCTACATCCGAGACCAGCTGGGGCCTGACTACCTGAAAATATTCGACCTTGGCTGGCAACCCGAGGGCGCACTGGGCACGCCACTGGCCGCTGCCGACTGGCAAAGCCTGGAAGCACTTGCGCGCTTAAGCGATGAGGCGCTGGGCGATGCCGGCATCCCGCAGTTCGAAGGCAGCAACGCCTGGGCGGTGGCGGGTAGCCGCACCCGCAGTGGCAAGCCGTTGCTGGCTGGCGACCCGCACATCAGCTTTGCCGTACCTGCGGTGTGGTACGAGGCCGAGCTGTCAGCGCCCGGCTTCAACCTCTACGGCTTTTTTCAGGCACTCAACCCATTCGCTCTGCTCGGCCACAACCGTGACTTCGGCTGGAGCCTGACCATGTTCCAGAACGACGACGTCGACCTGATCGCAGAAAAGACCAACCCTGCCAACGCTGACCAGGTCATGGTCGATGGCCAGTGGCGCACACTGGAAAAGACCGAGCAACAGATTGCAATCAAAGGCGAGCAACCGGTCACCATCAACCTGCGCCGCTCACCCCACGGGCCAATCGTCAACGAAGTCCTCGGCGCCACGGCAGGGGCCACGCCGATTGCCATGTGGTGGGCGTTCCTCGAAACCGAGAACCCGATCCTCGAAGGCTTCTACCAGCTCAATCGCGCCGACACCCTGGGCAAGATGCGCGAAGCGGCTGCCAAGGTGCAGGCGCCGGGGCTGAACTTCGTCTGGGCCAATGCCCGTGGCGATATCGGCTGGTGGGCGGCGGCGAAACTGCCGATTCGCCCGGACGGTGTGAACCCGGCGTTCATCCTCGACGGCGCCAGCAGCCAGGCCGACAAACCCGGCTTTTACCCCTTCAGCGTCAACCCGCAACAGGAGAATCCGGCCAGCGGTTATATCGTCTCGGCCAACTACCAGCCACCCGCCGTGGTGCCGATACCCGGCTACTACAACCTCGCCGACCGCGGCCGCCAGCTCGATCGCCAGCTGGCCAACCCGGAGGTGAAATGGGACATGCAGAACAGCCAGGCGCTGCAACTCGATACGGCCAGCGATTACGGCCCGCGCACCTTGGCACCGCTGCTAGCGACGTTGCGTCAGATCGCCCAGGGTGACGAGGAAGAGGAACTGGTCGAGCAGCTGGCTGCCTGGCGCGGCGACTATCCACTGGACTCAACCAGCGCCACGCTGTTCAACCAGTTCCTCTACGAGCTGGCCTATGCCGCGTTGCATGACGAATTGGGCGATATCTGGTTCCCGGTGCTGATCAGCACCCGTGCCATCGATGCTGCGCTGCCGCGCCTGGCCGCCGATGCCGAGTCGCCCTGGTGGAACACCCGCGGCGCCAACCAGCGCACTGACCGCAGCTCGATCGTGCGCGAAGCCTGGCAGAAGAGCCTTGGCCACTTGCGCGACACCCTCGGCAAAGACCCAGCCAGCTGGCAATGGGGCAAGGCCCATACCCTGACCCACAACCATCCGCTTGGGGTGAAAAAGCCGCTGAACCTGCTGTTCAACGTTGGGCCATTCGCCGCACCCGGTACCCATGAAGTGCCGAACAACCTCTCGGCGAAGATCAGCTCTGCGCCATGGCCGGTGACCTATGGGCCGTCGACGCGGCGGCTGATCGACTTTGCCGATGCCGGGCAGGCGCTGACCATCAACCCGGTCGGGCAGAGTGGCGTGCCGTTCGACCGGCATTACGCGGACCAGGCCGAGGGGTATGTGCAGGGGCAGTATCAGCGGGCGCAGATGGGGGTGATTCCGGCGCAAAGTACCTTACGGCTGGTACCCCCGAAGTAA
- a CDS encoding MetQ/NlpA family ABC transporter substrate-binding protein, producing the protein MKKTLLTTALAAALSFSGLAAAAEKLVVAATPVPHAEILELIKPTLAKEGVDLQIKVFTDYVQPNVQVDQKRLDANYFQTLPYLQNFNEGKGTHLETVVGVHVEPFGGYSKKVKALSELKEGATVAIPNEGSNSGRALLLLQKAGLITLKDPKNALATPKDIAENPKKLKFRELESAMLPRVLDQVDLDMINTNYALEAGLNPAKDALVIEGADSPYVNFLVARPDNKDSEAIQKLAKALTSPEVKAFIAKKYQGAVLPAF; encoded by the coding sequence ATGAAGAAGACCCTGCTGACCACTGCCCTGGCTGCTGCCCTGTCGTTCTCCGGCCTGGCCGCTGCTGCCGAGAAACTGGTGGTTGCCGCTACCCCGGTACCGCACGCCGAAATCCTCGAATTGATCAAGCCGACCCTGGCAAAAGAAGGCGTGGACCTTCAGATCAAGGTCTTCACCGATTACGTGCAGCCGAACGTGCAGGTGGACCAGAAGCGTCTGGACGCCAACTACTTCCAGACGCTGCCGTACCTGCAGAACTTCAACGAAGGCAAGGGCACCCACCTGGAAACCGTGGTGGGTGTACACGTAGAGCCCTTCGGTGGCTACTCGAAGAAGGTCAAGGCCCTGAGCGAGCTGAAAGAAGGCGCAACCGTTGCCATCCCTAACGAGGGCAGCAACAGCGGCCGTGCGCTGCTGCTGCTGCAGAAGGCCGGCCTGATTACCTTGAAAGACCCGAAGAATGCCCTGGCCACCCCCAAGGATATCGCCGAGAACCCGAAGAAGCTGAAGTTCCGCGAGCTTGAGTCGGCCATGCTGCCCCGTGTGCTGGACCAGGTCGACCTGGACATGATCAACACCAACTACGCCCTGGAAGCTGGCCTGAACCCGGCTAAAGATGCACTGGTGATCGAAGGTGCCGACTCGCCTTACGTGAACTTCCTGGTGGCCCGCCCGGACAACAAGGACAGTGAGGCCATCCAGAAACTGGCCAAGGCCCTGACCAGCCCGGAAGTCAAGGCATTCATTGCCAAGAAGTACCAAGGTGCCGTACTGCCGGCGTTCTGA
- a CDS encoding sigma 54-interacting transcriptional regulator encodes MTFQNPFGQPLLTFPELDKSPLSIRAKALVFIDPRSQQLREDLERLAPQPLPVLIRGETGTGKELLARQIHRTSDRGGLFVSVNCAAISPTYADAELFGYSAGSHGGTASSRAGWFGSASGGTLYLDEIADLPLAIQGKLLAALENREVTRVGAQQPQPVDVRLVAATSIDLARVVRAGRFNERLYQYLREGALELPPLRERPGDILPLAEYFAGIYSVRLQRPVPLVSEAAQRVLEGHFWPGNTRELENVIHFALLVNDGEEILPEDLDLPDPAR; translated from the coding sequence ATGACGTTTCAAAACCCGTTCGGCCAGCCGCTACTGACCTTTCCCGAGCTGGACAAGAGCCCGCTGAGCATTCGTGCCAAGGCGCTGGTGTTTATCGACCCGCGCTCGCAGCAGCTGCGCGAGGACCTTGAGCGCCTGGCGCCACAACCTTTGCCGGTGCTGATCCGTGGCGAAACCGGCACCGGCAAGGAGCTGCTGGCCCGGCAGATCCACCGTACCAGCGACCGTGGAGGGTTGTTCGTGTCGGTCAACTGCGCGGCCATCAGCCCCACCTACGCCGATGCCGAGCTGTTTGGCTATAGCGCCGGCAGCCATGGCGGTACGGCCAGCAGCCGCGCCGGCTGGTTCGGTTCGGCCAGCGGCGGCACCTTGTACCTGGACGAGATTGCCGACTTGCCGTTGGCCATCCAGGGCAAGCTGCTGGCGGCCCTGGAAAACCGCGAGGTCACTCGGGTGGGCGCGCAGCAGCCACAGCCGGTGGATGTGCGTCTGGTAGCCGCCACCAGCATCGACCTGGCCCGTGTGGTGCGTGCAGGGCGCTTCAACGAGCGCCTGTACCAGTATTTGCGCGAGGGCGCGCTGGAACTGCCGCCGCTGCGCGAGCGGCCGGGCGATATCCTGCCGCTGGCCGAGTACTTTGCGGGCATCTACAGCGTGCGCCTGCAACGGCCTGTGCCCTTGGTGAGCGAGGCGGCGCAGCGGGTTCTGGAGGGGCATTTCTGGCCCGGCAATACCCGCGAACTGGAGAACGTCATCCACTTTGCATTGCTGGTCAATGACGGCGAAGAGATCCTGCCCGAAGACCTCGACCTGCCTGACCCCGCACGTTAG
- a CDS encoding alpha/beta hydrolase, with protein MRNESIRYLIVPGWQGSPDNHWQSHWQRTLPNSARVEQQDWLTPQRQDWVHALEQAIAAERSPVILIAHSLGCITVAHWAAQASPALLRQVRGALLVAPADVERPTCAPVLRNFAPIPTEVLPFPSQVVSSDNDPAVNVPRALYLAQAWGAEAGLLSNAGHINVKSGHERWEQGFAYLYRLQSRIEQRALRRA; from the coding sequence ATGCGCAATGAGTCGATTCGCTACCTGATTGTGCCGGGTTGGCAAGGATCGCCAGACAACCATTGGCAGAGTCACTGGCAGCGCACCCTGCCCAACAGTGCACGGGTTGAACAGCAAGACTGGCTCACCCCGCAGCGGCAGGACTGGGTGCACGCGTTGGAGCAGGCGATTGCCGCCGAGCGCTCGCCGGTGATCCTGATTGCCCACAGCCTTGGTTGCATCACTGTCGCCCATTGGGCAGCGCAGGCAAGCCCGGCCTTGCTACGGCAGGTGCGTGGTGCACTGCTGGTGGCGCCGGCAGATGTCGAACGGCCCACTTGCGCACCCGTGCTGCGCAACTTTGCGCCGATCCCTACCGAGGTGCTGCCGTTCCCTAGCCAGGTTGTCAGCTCGGACAACGACCCAGCCGTGAACGTGCCACGGGCGCTGTACCTGGCCCAGGCATGGGGCGCCGAAGCGGGTTTGCTGAGCAATGCCGGGCACATCAACGTCAAGTCCGGTCATGAGCGCTGGGAACAAGGCTTCGCCTACCTGTATCGCCTGCAGAGCCGGATTGAGCAGCGCGCACTGCGCCGCGCCTGA
- a CDS encoding sulfate/molybdate ABC transporter ATP-binding protein, giving the protein MSIEVRNVSKRFNSFQALNAINLDINSGELVALLGPSGCGKTTLLRIIAGLETPDQGNIVFHGEDVSGHDVRDRNVGFVFQHYALFRHMSVFDNVAFGLRMKPKGERPSESKIAEKVHELLNMVQLDWLSDRYPEQLSGGQRQRIALARALAVEPKVLLLDEPFGALDAKVRKELRRWLARLHEDINLTSVFVTHDQEEAMEVADRIVVMNKGVIEQIGSPGEVYDQPANDFVYHFLGDSNRLALSEGHHVLFRPHEVSLSRHETEGHHAAEVRDIRPLGATTRVTLKVEGQSELIEAEVVKDHDSLTGLARGETLFFRPKVWQKVADI; this is encoded by the coding sequence ATGTCGATCGAAGTTCGTAACGTCAGCAAGCGCTTCAACAGCTTCCAGGCCCTGAACGCTATCAACCTGGACATCAACAGCGGCGAGCTGGTGGCTTTGCTCGGCCCGTCCGGCTGTGGCAAGACCACCCTGCTGCGCATCATTGCCGGCCTGGAAACCCCGGACCAGGGCAACATCGTGTTCCATGGCGAGGACGTTTCCGGCCATGATGTGCGTGACCGTAACGTCGGGTTCGTGTTCCAGCACTACGCGCTGTTCCGCCACATGAGCGTGTTCGACAACGTTGCCTTCGGCCTGCGCATGAAGCCCAAGGGCGAGCGCCCGAGCGAGAGCAAGATTGCCGAGAAGGTGCATGAGCTGCTGAACATGGTGCAACTGGACTGGCTGTCCGACCGCTACCCCGAGCAGCTTTCCGGTGGCCAGCGTCAGCGTATCGCCCTGGCCCGTGCCCTGGCGGTGGAGCCGAAGGTGCTGCTGCTGGACGAGCCATTCGGTGCGCTGGATGCCAAGGTGCGCAAGGAGCTGCGTCGCTGGCTGGCGCGGCTGCACGAGGATATCAACCTGACGTCGGTGTTCGTTACCCACGACCAGGAAGAAGCCATGGAAGTAGCCGACCGCATCGTGGTGATGAACAAGGGCGTGATCGAGCAGATCGGCTCGCCGGGTGAAGTGTACGATCAGCCGGCCAACGATTTCGTCTACCACTTCCTCGGTGACTCCAACCGCCTGGCCTTGAGCGAAGGGCATCACGTGCTGTTTCGCCCGCACGAGGTGTCGCTGTCGCGGCACGAGACCGAAGGGCACCATGCGGCCGAGGTGCGCGACATTCGGCCGTTGGGCGCAACCACGCGGGTGACCTTGAAGGTGGAAGGGCAGAGTGAGCTGATCGAGGCCGAAGTGGTGAAAGACCATGACAGCCTGACCGGGTTGGCGCGGGGAGAGACGTTGTTCTTCCGGCCGAAGGTGTGGCAGAAGGTGGCGGATATCTAA
- the cysW gene encoding sulfate ABC transporter permease subunit CysW — MSSSSLSASAAANAARRGSATSRRILIGLGWLVFALFLLLPLVIVVSQALKNGFGTFFEAIFEPDALSALKLTLLAVVISVPLNLVFGVSAAWCVSKYTFRGKSILVTLIDLPFSVSPVIAGLVYVLMFGAQGLLGPWLQDHDIQIVFALPGIVLATIFVTVPFVARELIPLMQEQGTQEEEAARLLGANGWQMFWHVTLPNIKWGLIYGVVLCTARAMGEFGAVSVVSGHIRGVTNTLPLHVEILYNEYNHVAAFSVASLLLILALFILLLKQWSENRINRLRHSAAEE; from the coding sequence ATGTCCAGTTCATCCCTGAGTGCAAGTGCCGCAGCCAACGCCGCCCGCCGTGGCAGCGCCACGTCACGGCGTATCCTGATCGGCCTTGGCTGGCTGGTGTTCGCCCTGTTCCTGCTGCTGCCGCTGGTGATCGTGGTATCGCAGGCGCTGAAGAACGGTTTTGGCACCTTCTTCGAGGCGATATTCGAACCCGATGCGTTGTCGGCGCTGAAGCTGACCCTGCTCGCCGTGGTTATCTCGGTGCCGCTGAACCTGGTATTTGGCGTAAGCGCTGCCTGGTGCGTCAGCAAGTACACCTTCCGTGGCAAGAGCATCCTGGTCACCCTGATCGACCTGCCGTTCTCGGTGTCCCCCGTGATCGCCGGCCTGGTCTACGTGCTGATGTTCGGCGCGCAAGGCCTGCTCGGGCCGTGGCTGCAGGACCACGATATCCAGATAGTGTTCGCCCTGCCGGGCATTGTCCTGGCGACCATTTTCGTGACCGTACCGTTCGTGGCCCGTGAGCTGATCCCGCTGATGCAGGAGCAAGGCACGCAAGAGGAGGAGGCCGCACGGCTGCTCGGTGCCAACGGCTGGCAGATGTTCTGGCACGTGACCCTGCCGAACATCAAATGGGGCCTGATTTACGGCGTGGTGCTGTGTACCGCGCGGGCCATGGGCGAGTTTGGCGCGGTGTCGGTGGTGTCGGGCCACATCCGTGGCGTGACCAACACCTTGCCGCTGCATGTGGAGATCCTCTACAACGAGTACAACCACGTCGCGGCCTTCAGCGTGGCCAGCCTGTTGCTGATCCTGGCGCTCTTCATCCTGCTGCTCAAGCAGTGGAGCGAGAACCGTATTAACCGCCTGCGCCACAGCGCCGCGGAGGAATGA
- the cysT gene encoding sulfate ABC transporter permease subunit CysT produces the protein MSRRISPVIPGFGLTLGYTLVYLSLIVLIPLAAMFIHASQLTFEQFWNIISAPRVIAALKLSFGTALFAAIINGVIGTLLAWVLVRYTFPGRKIIDAMIDLPFALPTAVAGIALTALYAPQGWVGQFATDLGFKIAYTPLGITLALTFVTLPFVVRTVQPVLADIPREVEEAAACLGAKPLQVFRHILAPALLPAWLTGFALAFARGVGEYGSVIFIAGNMPMKTEILPLLIMVKLDQYDYTGATAIGVLMLVVSFILLLLINLLQRRIETP, from the coding sequence ATGTCGCGTCGTATCTCCCCCGTCATACCCGGCTTCGGGCTGACGCTGGGCTACACCTTGGTGTACCTCAGCCTGATCGTGCTGATACCGCTGGCGGCCATGTTCATCCATGCCTCGCAGCTGACCTTCGAGCAGTTCTGGAACATCATCAGTGCGCCGCGGGTGATCGCTGCGCTCAAGCTGAGCTTCGGCACCGCCCTGTTCGCCGCCATCATCAACGGTGTGATCGGTACCCTGCTTGCCTGGGTGCTGGTGCGTTACACCTTCCCCGGGCGCAAGATCATCGATGCGATGATTGACCTGCCGTTTGCCTTGCCCACCGCGGTTGCCGGTATCGCCCTGACGGCCCTGTACGCGCCGCAGGGCTGGGTCGGCCAGTTCGCCACCGACCTGGGCTTCAAGATCGCCTACACCCCGCTGGGCATCACCCTGGCACTGACCTTCGTGACCTTGCCGTTCGTGGTGCGTACGGTGCAGCCGGTACTGGCCGACATCCCGCGTGAAGTGGAAGAGGCCGCAGCCTGCCTGGGGGCCAAGCCACTGCAGGTGTTCCGCCACATCCTGGCGCCGGCCCTGCTGCCGGCATGGCTCACCGGCTTTGCCCTGGCCTTCGCCCGTGGCGTGGGCGAGTATGGTTCGGTGATCTTCATTGCCGGCAACATGCCGATGAAGACCGAGATTCTGCCGCTGCTGATCATGGTCAAGCTCGACCAGTACGACTACACCGGCGCGACCGCCATCGGCGTGTTGATGCTGGTGGTTTCCTTCATCCTGCTGCTGCTGATCAACCTGCTGCAGCGCCGCATCGAAACCCCTTGA
- a CDS encoding sulfate ABC transporter substrate-binding protein, whose amino-acid sequence MSIRRYALAALASAVFAGSAIAKDYELLNVSYDPTRELYQQYNAEFIKHWQQAHPGDKVKIQQSHGGSGKQARAVIDGLRADVVTLALAGDIDEVAKLGKTLPENWQTRLPDASTPYTSTIVFLVRKGNPKGIKDWGDLIKKDVSVITPNPKTSGGARWNFLAAWAYGLKVGGSEEKAKAYVQELFKHVPVLDTGARGSTITFVNNGQGDVLLAWENEAFLALKEDGGANKFEIVVPSLSILAEPPVAVVDKNAEKKGNTEIAIEYLKHLYSPAGQKIAAENFYRPRDEKVAAQFGKQFPKLDLVTIDKDFGGWKTAQPKFFNDGGVFDQIYQAQ is encoded by the coding sequence ATGTCCATCCGCCGTTATGCGCTCGCCGCCCTGGCCAGTGCTGTTTTTGCCGGTTCCGCCATCGCCAAGGACTACGAACTGCTCAACGTGTCCTATGACCCGACCCGTGAGCTGTACCAGCAGTACAACGCCGAGTTCATCAAACACTGGCAACAGGCCCACCCGGGTGACAAGGTGAAAATCCAGCAATCCCATGGGGGGTCGGGCAAGCAGGCCCGTGCGGTGATCGACGGCCTGCGCGCCGACGTGGTGACCCTGGCCCTGGCCGGTGACATCGACGAAGTGGCCAAGCTTGGCAAGACCCTGCCCGAGAACTGGCAGACCCGCCTGCCTGACGCCAGCACCCCGTACACCTCGACCATCGTGTTCCTGGTGCGCAAGGGCAACCCGAAAGGCATCAAGGACTGGGGCGACCTGATCAAGAAGGACGTGTCGGTCATCACCCCGAACCCGAAAACCTCCGGCGGTGCGCGCTGGAACTTCCTCGCAGCGTGGGCGTACGGCCTGAAGGTTGGCGGTAGCGAAGAGAAGGCCAAGGCCTATGTGCAGGAGCTGTTCAAGCATGTACCGGTGCTGGATACCGGCGCCCGTGGTTCGACCATCACCTTCGTCAACAATGGCCAGGGCGACGTGTTGCTGGCCTGGGAAAACGAAGCCTTCCTGGCCCTGAAGGAAGACGGTGGTGCCAACAAGTTCGAGATCGTCGTGCCGTCGCTGTCGATCCTGGCCGAGCCGCCAGTGGCCGTGGTCGACAAGAACGCCGAGAAGAAGGGCAATACCGAGATTGCCATCGAATACCTCAAGCACCTGTACAGCCCGGCCGGGCAGAAGATTGCCGCCGAGAACTTCTACCGCCCGCGTGACGAGAAAGTCGCTGCGCAGTTCGGCAAGCAGTTCCCGAAACTGGACCTGGTGACCATCGACAAGGACTTTGGTGGGTGGAAGACTGCACAACCGAAATTCTTCAATGATGGCGGTGTGTTCGACCAGATCTATCAGGCACAGTAA
- the oscA gene encoding sulfur starvation response protein OscA, whose amino-acid sequence MSASLRSIDGQDEATILREIQSALRDLRFGAVEITVHNAQVVQIERKEKFRLQQPGNKPG is encoded by the coding sequence ATGAGTGCATCTCTGCGTAGCATCGACGGTCAGGACGAAGCCACCATCTTGCGTGAAATCCAGAGCGCCCTGCGCGACCTGCGTTTCGGTGCGGTGGAGATCACCGTGCACAACGCTCAGGTCGTACAGATCGAGCGCAAGGAGAAGTTCCGCCTGCAACAGCCCGGCAACAAGCCCGGCTGA